In Meleagris gallopavo isolate NT-WF06-2002-E0010 breed Aviagen turkey brand Nicholas breeding stock chromosome 15, Turkey_5.1, whole genome shotgun sequence, one DNA window encodes the following:
- the LOC116217199 gene encoding uncharacterized protein LOC116217199 produces MDVPSNWTCPVCGQGREDVTYVTPCQHRLCYGCAIWWAKKQPSCAVCGHKIFSIRYSMRADDDYLECSIPQPTGHSDDGLQDEQGPAETVLVPPEHSFPAEVWAAFFKQHPEDLAPLLLCLQEEFRAMSGDNWWEVQLGLWATVNLICEHGLDQAALVQELEAMTNRGREDGPAASPSISTSHLDPPASGTEELLGSSTGGSGHPSTATATAAEEPQEEPGQAAAAGPSIQSRDRSCGRPRRAPKRKTCSSPQDSPPPRKRRPRRRR; encoded by the exons ATGGACGTGCCATCCAACTGGACCTGCCCCGTCTGCGGGCAAGGTCGGGAGGATGTCACCTATGTGACCCCTTGCCAACACCGGCTCTGCTACGGCTGTGCCATCTGGTGGGCCAAGAAGCAGCCGAGTTGTGCCGTATGTGGGCACAAAATATTCAGCATCCGCTACTCCATGAGGGCGGATGACGATTATCTTGAGTGTTCCATCCCGCAGCCCACGGGACACTCAGATGATGGCCTGCAGGACGAGCAGGGGCCTGCAGAGACGGTGCTCGTTCCACCTGAGCACAGCTTCCCCGCCGAGGTCTGGGCTGCATTTTTCAAACAACATCCGGAAGACCTCGCacccctgctcctctgcctgcaggaagaGTTCCGGGCAATGTCCGGCGACAACTGGTGGGAGGTGCAATTGGGACTGTGGGCCACTGTGAACCTCATCTGTGAGCACGGGCTCGACCAGGCAGCCTTGGTACAGGAGCTGGAGGCGATGACCAACA GAGGGCGGGAGGACggccctgcagccagccccagcATCAGCACCTCCCATCTGGATCCTCCTGCCTCTGGCACCGAGGAGCTGCTCGGCAGCTCCACTGGGGGATCTGGGCACCCCAGCACCGCCACTGCGACCGCAGCAGAGGAGCCGCAGGAAGAgccagggcaggcagcagcagcggGCCCTTCCATCCAGAGCAGAGACCGCTCGTGTGGGAGGCCCCGGCGCGCCCCAAAGAGGAAGacctgcagcagcccccaggaTTCACCCCCACCCCGCAAGAGGCGGCCCCGACGGCGGCGCTAG